In Chloroflexota bacterium, the sequence CATGTGCCAAGCGGCCTGAATGTCACCCGCCAGGGCGATTTGGGCCATCGATGGTACAGCCTTTTCGCCGGTGGAGCCGTTATCCGTGTCACGGACGAGGAGGGACGCGAGCGACCCCAGCGCTATGTGACGGCGCCCTACTCCTTTGGCCTCACCGCTCTTCTCAAAGGAGACCGCCGGGACGCCACTGTCCGCAGCATCACAACGGTGGACAATACGACGGGAGAATCCCTCGATGGCTCTGATTGGGTAATACTCGACCGGGCCGATCTGCGCATGATGTTGCAGCAGGACCTGGGCCTCTGGCGGGGCACCCGGTTGAAAACCACGCTGATGGAGCCGGAGGAGAAGAAGCGTTTCGACTGGATGGAGGAAGATGAAGTGGTGGCCTGGTGGGGGCGCCGCCATCCGATCGCTTTATTACCTGCTCTGATGGCGCCATTCGTGCTCTGGGCAGTGGGCCTGCTCATTTTTTGGCTACTGAACATTGAGGTGGCACCGCTGGCCGCTATCTTCGTTCTTTTCGTGATGCTGATCGTCATCTATCCCATACCGATCGCCAACTATCTCGATGACCATTACGCTATCACCAACAAACGGGTGACAAGACGAGAGCGCACGCTTATGCTTCGCGACACACGGGTGGAAGCGCCGCTGGAGCGCATCCAGGAAACGACGCTGAACACCGATCTGATGGGGCGTATCTTCGACTACGGTGATCTGAGCATCCAGACCGCGGCCACAATCGGACGGATTCTCTTCGAGATGGTGCCCGAACCGGAGACCGTGGAGAACATCCTGCGATTCCAAAAACAGCGGGTCGAGGCGGGTCGCCAGGCTGCACAGCGAGAAGGCATTCGAGCGGAACTGGTCAAACGGCTGAATCTGCGTATTGCCCCCAAGAGAGGAAGAGCACTGCCGGAAGGAATGAAGCCGGTGCCTCGCACAGCATACGGCCGCTTCAAGCGCGATCTTTCGGAACTCTGGCAACGCTGGGCAGGCGCCTGGCGCCGTGCCGGAAAGGGAGCTCAGGCGATCCTGGTGAGACCACTACCGGAAAGCTCCCGCCAACGAGTGCTGCGGGGGGGTCGCCGCAAACCCAAAAAACGGGATGACGATGACATCGTATATCGCAAACACTGGTGGTTTCTTTTCAAGAGAGTGATAATTACCTTTCCGCTCTTTTTGTTCACAACTTTCCTGCTGACCATGTTGGTCATCCAGATGCTTGGCGGCGCCAATGATGTGTACGGCATCGATGCAAACAGCGCTTTTTTCCTGACCTTCATTGCCTGGTTGATCCTGGGATTCATCGTCTGGTTCAAATTCGAGAACTGGCGCAACGACAAGTATATTCTGACAGAGCGCTACATCATCGACGTCGAGGCGCTACCCTTTGGGTTGCGCGAACAGAGGCGTCAGGCATCCTGGGATAGAATCCAGAACGCTATCTACGATGTGCCCAGCCTGTGGGCCAACATTCTGGACTACGGGTCAGTTCTCATCCAGACCGCAGCCACCGAGAGTGCCTTCACCTTCGAAAACGTGGGCCACCCGCGCCAGGTACAGCAGGAGATTTTCAAACGACTCGAGTACCACCGCATTGCCACCGAGGACCGGAAAACGTCCAAGCAGCAGCGCATGTTCGGTGAAACCCTGCAGGTCTACGATGAACTGATGCTAAGGGATGGTTGGGCCACTCAGTCGCAACGGGGCTACGCACCGCCGGGCGCCGAGGGATTGGCAGGCAATGGCTCCGAATCTTGAATGCACCCGAAAGAATCCGAGATATTCTGTATTTGTCGGCGACGCTTTGAACAAACGGCTTCGTCCGTCTCACTGCGTAGGCCTGCACCCTTCGATACGCTCCGCAGGCTCCGCTACTCAGGATGCGGGCCTGTGTTCAGCATGTTCTTGACTGATACAGAATCCAAGAAATTCGCCGTTTAACTGAAGTCAGAAGGGGAACAGGAGTAGGTCCGGCTACCAGCCGGACGATCTGGTATTCCAGAGATGTCACGCTGATAGCGATGACCTACAAAACCACGCTCACAAATTGACTTCAGTCCAGTACCTTACGAGTCAGATTCTTGCACACTGGGCAAGAAGATTAGCTACGAACCAAACAAGGATGTACCGCAGCACTGTCCTGCCCACTCCGGGGCACCTAACGGTGAGCGCAGTCGAAGGGCGCTGTCCTGAGTGTAGCCGAAGTACCAGGTTCTGGCCTGTCCAAGTCAGGATGGCGTTTCAGATCGCCGGCGCCGGATCCAGCGGATCAGCAGGATAATCAACACCACCGGGACAGCAAGCAGGATCAATACCGGCAGCAGCACAATCACGAAGTTGATCAGAAAATCAATCAATCCCTGCAAAACGCCGATCAGGGAACGAAAGGCATTCTTGACCGTGACCAGTGGTTGCCATTCCTCGTCGACCAGCGGTTTGGTGACTTCATCTGGCAGCAGTTCCACCGAAATGGTGGCGAGGGCAACCAGATTGGAAAGATACTGCATTCGCCCTTTCGTCTGCTCGATCTCGCCACGCTTCCTGGTAACCTCGTTGAACACATCGAGAATGTCCTCGGCGGTGGAACCTGGTCGCTCGCGCACCTCCTCCAGCAAGGCCAACAACTCCGTCTCCGCCGCCTCCAGGTTGCGCAGGCGGGCCTCCAGATCGGTGAACTCGGCGGTGACGTCCTCGGTATTTCTATTCTCGCTGAGAACGCGTTCCGCAAGGCTGCTCAGTTGCGCCATAGCATCGCGGTAACGATCGGCAGGCACCCGGATTGTCACAGAGCCGCGCATCAGATCACCGCGGTACTGGCCCAGATGACTGCTGGCCACATATCCCCCAAAGCTTTCCGCGATGCTTTCAACCTGGGCCATAGACTGGGCAGGATTCAAAACGACAAGGCTCAGATCGCCCCGGTAGATTATCTGCCGATCGATCGGTTCATCCTGCATTCCCAGGATGACGCTTTCAGCCATGTCTTCGTCGGCCATAGGCTCGGGCGCCATCTCGACATCCTCAAATGACTCCCCACGGAATGGTGCTCCCATATTCGCCACCTGCGAGGCCTCACGCCCTGGTGAAGCACATGCCGCGATGGCCAGGAGTAGAACCAATAACAACAAAAGAACACGACGCATCGCTATTCTCCTCATCTGATTTCCAGGCCGACAAACCGTGGCAAGGTGTGGCTGCCGACCTGGCAATGCCTGTAATCAGCTTTCAGAAGATTACACGATGAACGCGAAGCTTCTGTTCAGCGTCATTGTTGTTTTCGTCAAACACCTTGCCCACGACGATTGGCAATTGTCGGCTTACCATCCGTAAGCGAGGCGAACGATCAGCCTGTCCGGCAGACCAGCTGACCTCATGTCAGCCTGGGTCATTTCATAGGGATAGCTGATGCGGCGAAACCGCCAGATCTGCTNNNNNNNNNNNNNNNNNNNNNNNNNNNNNNNNNNNNNNNNNNNNNNNNNNNNNNNNNNNNNNNNNNNNNNNNNNNNNNNNNNNNNNNNNNNNNNNNNNNNTGGCAATTGTCGGCTTACCATCCGTAAGCGAGGCGAACGATCAGCCTGTCCGGCAGACCAGCTGACCTCATGTCAGCCTGGGTCATTTCATAGGGATAGCTGATGCGGCGAAACCGCCAGATCTGCTGTTCCGTGTCCAACAGAGCGTAGGCCGCCCGGGGATCGTTGTCCCTGGGTTGCCCAACGCTACCGGGATTGAGGATTAGACGATGATCCCCCTTGAGGCTGATGTCCTGATCGTAGCCTGGCGCATGGGCAGCGCAGGCCTGCAGACCGGTTTCCGGGTCCTCCGCCAGACGATAAATCCGCGGCACGTGGGTATGACCGACCAGGCCATAGGCAGTATCGAAGTAGTCAAAGTTTTCGCGCGCGATGGTCGAGGTGCGCACGTATTCCCAGACCGGTTCCCGCGGGCTACCGTGAGTTATGATGAATTCTCCCGCCTCAATGGGCTCAGAAGGTAGTTTTCTCAGATAAGCGTAGCTGAGAGAATCCAACGCTTCCTGGGTCCATAGAACCATGTGGCGCGCTTCCGGATTGAAGTCGTCGATGTCAAGGTGCCCAAGCGCGGCCCAATCGTGGTTCCCGGCCACCCGAAGATGTCCCTCAAACTCCCGAAGACGCTCGATACAACGATTGGGGTGGGGGCCATAGCCCACGATATCACCAAGCGACCAGACAACATCGAAGCCTGTCGATCCCAGCCAATTCAGCGACCTGGCATCGGCCAGGACTTCGTCCAGCGCGGCCAGATTTGCGTGGACATCGGAAATGATCAATGCTCGCATAGTTCCTCCTCAGCCGATGATACCACAGCGCCAAACAATCTACCATTCGTTAATGTTTGCGTGTATAATGATGGCTGATTCCGATGCATTTTCGCTACGAGACATTCGCTGACACGGAAACTGAAGCCCTTGGAGAAACGCTGGGTCGCCTGCTTGAGCCTGGCGCGGTTCTCGCGCTGATTGGCGACCTGGGCGCAGGCAAAACCACGTTGACCCGCGGAATCGCCCAAGGCCTTGGCATCGATGATCCCGTAACCAGTCCCACCTTTATTCTGGTGGCAGAGTACAGGACGGCTGGCGGATGGCCTTTCTACCACGCCGACAGCTATCGCCTGAACGAAGCCACCGCCGAAGCACTGGACATCGGCCTGGATGAGCTGATGGGCGGCGATGGCATTTGCGTTGTCGAGTGGGCTGAACGCATCGAGTCGTTATTTCCCGAGGACTATCTTCGGATCAGTATCGATATCCACGAACCAGGGCATCGAGAGTTTTTCTTTTCAGCAAAAGGCCCTGGTTCTTCAGAACTGTTGGCACGGTTGCAGCACAATCTGGTTCAACTTCCAGCCGCCGATTGAGACCCGAAAAGAAACGCCCATGCTCTTAGCTCTGGACACCGCAACCCGCAATTCTGGCCTGGCGCTCTTCGATGGTCGATCGATTGTAGCCGAACACAACTGGTATTCGGCCGATGGCCAGACCACCGAGTTGATGCCAAGACTGACGCAAATCATGGCCTGGCATGCTTTGACCCCGGCGGACCTGTCTGGCGTTGCAGTCAGCCTGGGCCCCGGGTCCTTCACCGGCCTGCGCATCGCGTTAAGCGTTGCCAAGGGCATGGCGCTCGCCCATAGCCTTCCCTTGGTCGGCATCGCCACCCTCGATGCCATCGCCTTTCCTCACCTGGGCCACCGGCAGCCGGTCGTGGCTGTCATTCAGGCAGGCCGCGCCCGCGTCTGCTGGGCCAGCTATCAAAACCAGCCTGCTGGCAGTGGTGACGAGCAGGTATCTGTCGGCAGCTGGCAGGGTTGGCGTGGTTCGAATCAACTCAGCGACCTCGATGCCCTGGCGCAGCATGTCAGTGATGAAGCCTGGCTGGTAGGGGAGATCACGCCGGAGCAGCGTCGAACGCTGGAGAACCTGGCCGATTTCAGGGGCCACCTGGCCTCCCCAGCCGTAGCGGCCCGTCGTGCTGCCTGTCTTGCCGAGATAGGCTGGCTTCGCCTGCAGGCGGGCCAGGTCGACCATGCCGCCAGCCTTGCTCCCATTTATTCAAGTCACCCCTGACCTGGACGAGCCAGAGGAACGCTGATTTNNNNNNNNNNNNNNNNNNNNNNNNNNNNNNNNNNNNNNNNNNNNNNNNNNNNNNNNNNNNNNNNNNNNNNNNNNNNNNNNNNNNNNNNNNNNNNNNNNNNCGTGCTGCCTGTCTTGCCGAGATAGGCTGGCTTCGCCTGCAGGCGGGCCAGGTCGACCATGCCGCCAGCCTTGCTCCCATTTATTCAAGTCACCCCTGACCTGGACGAGCCAGAGGAACGCTGATTTACGCAGACCTACGGCACAGAGGTCGCTGCTCTTTTTTTGGATTGATCAGCGTTCATCAGCGTAAATCTGCGGTCATGTTTTTTTCTGCTCATCGCAGATTTAAGTTGACAAGAGATCGGCAATCGATTATAATGGAAGCGCTTCCAAGTCAGCTCAACGTTGAGCTTGGCCGGCAACTCGATTTCAGGGAGAGCAATGTGGCTGTCACCATCTACGAGGTAGCAAACCAGGCGGGAGTCGGCATCGGCACCGTTTCCCGCGTCCTCAATGACAGCCCCAACGTAAGCCCCGAAACCCGGCAGCGAGTACTCAATGCCATAGAAGCCCTGGACTACCGCCCCAGCCCCATCGCACAACGCCTTTCCCTGCGCCGAACCCTCACCATCGGCGTCATCGTACCCTTCTTCACCCGTCCATCCACCGTTGAGCGCTTGCGAGGAATCGAAGCCGCCATCGCGGACACCTACTACGATCTGACCATCTATAACGTGGAAACTGTTGCGCGGCGCGATTCCTGTTTTGCCGAAGTGCCTGCCGCCGGTCGGGTGGATGGTGTGATCGTCATCTCCCTGCGTCCCACCGACGAGGATGTGGCCCGCTGGAATAGCGTCGGCGTGCCCGTTGTGCTGGTCGACGCCTTCCATCCAGAGCTGAGCTGCATCGCTGTCGACGATGTGGAAGGCGGTTACCAGGCGACCAAACACCTGATTGATCTTGGCCACACCCATATCGCCTTCACCGGCGATCTCGTCGATCAGGCCTTTGGGTTTCGATCCAGCTGGGATCGTTATCAGGGCTATTGCAACGCACTTCAGGATTTTCACTTACCCCAAACCGACGGTTACTATCGCACCGCGGAACATGGGCGAGAGCAGGCCAGGGCCATGACCCACGAGTTATTGAGCTTGCCTGCCCCGCCAACCGCCATTGTTTCTGCCAGCGACACCCAGGCACTGGGCGTCATCGAGGCAGCCAGGGACCTGGGACTGCGCTACCCCGGCCAGTTATCGGTGATCGGATATGACGATATCGAAGTGGCCGGATTTATCAACCTGACGACAATGCGCCAGCCACTTTTTGAAACGGGCCAGCAAGGTTTTCAGTTACTGCTTCGGGCAATCGAACTTCCCACCGCGGAAATCATCCATCAACGGATGCCGGTTTCGATTGTGGAACGTGGCACCACCGTAGCTCCTGGACGGGCGCCCCTGCCTGAAAATCAACCTATCTACCGGGCCAACGACCGTGAGGCAGGATTCGCGCCCGGCCTGGAGAGTTAACCAGACACACAATGCACATTGCATTCCTAAATCCTCAAGGCAACTTTGACCCGCTGGACAGCCACTGGGCCCAGCATCCCGACTTCGGCGGACAGCTCGTTTATGTCAAAGAGGTCGCTCTGGCCCTGGCTGAGCTGGGCCACCAGGTAGATATCGTTACCAGGCGAGTGGCCGATCCGGTCTGGCCTGAATTCAGCGAGCCTCTTGATGCCTATCCCGACGCCCCAAACACGCGCATTATCCGCCTGGACTGCGGTGGGCCAGCCTTCTTGCCCAAGGAGGCGCTGTGGCCCCATCTGGTGCGGGAATGGGTTCCCAACATCATCTCCTTTTACCGCGACGAGGGTCGGCTGCCCGATGCATTCACGACCCACTACGGCGACGGTGGCCTGGCTGGCGCGCTGCTGCAGACCCAAACCGGCGTGCCCTTCACGGTCACCGGTCACTCGCTGGGCGCGCAGAAGCTGGATAAGCTGCTAGCCAATGGTGCGACCCGAGCCGGGTTAACCGATGAAATCCTGCGGCCCCTCGACAGCCGCTTTCACTTCGGCCGGCGCCTGGCCGCCGAACGGCTGGCCATGGACCGGGCCAGCAAGATCATCACAAGTACCCGACAAGAGCGATTTGAACAGTATGGCCATCCCGCTTACCGGGACGCCATCGATCCGCTGGATGATGCCAGGTTCGCCGTCATCCCACCGGGCGTCAATCTGAAGCTGTTCGATGCCTCCGTTCGCAATGAGCAAGAAGAACAGGTTGCCCGATTCCTGGATAGCGTAGTCGACCGGGATATCGATCCCGGTCGACGCCATCTGCCGCTGATCCTCTATTCCAGTCGTGTGGATCGAAAAAAGAACCACATGGGACTGCTGAAAGCCTTCGCGCAGGACCCCAAGCTTCAGGCGCAGGCCAACGTTGGCCTGGTGATCCGGGGCGCGGACAACGCCCTTGCCGAACGCCAGCGCTTCACCGGCGAAACGCGGGCCCTGCTGGGCGCCATGTCTGAACTCTGCGAAAGAGCTGATCTCTTCGGCAAGGTCAGCAGCTTTCCGTTGGAGGGCCAGAGCCAGCTGGCTGCAGCTTACCGCGCCTTGGCTCAACGCAAGAGTGTATTCTGCCTGACCGCCTTTCACGAGCCATTCGGCCTGGCCCCTCTCGAGGCGATGGCTGCCGGCTTGCCGGCGGTCGTCACGAAAAACGGCGGGCCCAGCGAGAGTCTTCGGGAAGGAGAGCAGGAGTTTGGCATCCTGGTGGATCCCGCGGATCCTGTTGACATCGCCAGAGGGCTGCGGCGCCTATTGGGTGATGACCAGGCATGGCAACGGTTCGCCCAGGCAGGACGCCAA encodes:
- a CDS encoding cyclic nucleotide-binding domain-containing protein, giving the protein MEANEIQSRLAGFPVFSKWTQEDLRRLAQGITVEEYQAEEAILPKEDTQGDLSDDAYVINQGTVRQFVEGEHATAMQHRTLAEGDVFIDQTLFRGKRYSSAATAETWCELFRINSADLGWALNKYPDLWKRLIQPDSTGRLRAIPLLRSLTDAHIEYVAQSVGTSEFKAGDEICKKDDEDGALWIIDWGQVEITDQGELDLSGGMPGVLQPSDTLIEAQGFDLLKSPRLTSGNWFLGGLSRVPGYLTTSAMAATAVRLLRVPAHVLESLVIDFPDVLEQLGDRIRVEEHVRKLGQGIDFDLLNDDHWRQIAGLATMEHVPSGLNVTRQGDLGHRWYSLFAGGAVIRVTDEEGRERPQRYVTAPYSFGLTALLKGDRRDATVRSITTVDNTTGESLDGSDWVILDRADLRMMLQQDLGLWRGTRLKTTLMEPEEKKRFDWMEEDEVVAWWGRRHPIALLPALMAPFVLWAVGLLIFWLLNIEVAPLAAIFVLFVMLIVIYPIPIANYLDDHYAITNKRVTRRERTLMLRDTRVEAPLERIQETTLNTDLMGRIFDYGDLSIQTAATIGRILFEMVPEPETVENILRFQKQRVEAGRQAAQREGIRAELVKRLNLRIAPKRGRALPEGMKPVPRTAYGRFKRDLSELWQRWAGAWRRAGKGAQAILVRPLPESSRQRVLRGGRRKPKKRDDDDIVYRKHWWFLFKRVIITFPLFLFTTFLLTMLVIQMLGGANDVYGIDANSAFFLTFIAWLILGFIVWFKFENWRNDKYILTERYIIDVEALPFGLREQRRQASWDRIQNAIYDVPSLWANILDYGSVLIQTAATESAFTFENVGHPRQVQQEIFKRLEYHRIATEDRKTSKQQRMFGETLQVYDELMLRDGWATQSQRGYAPPGAEGLAGNGSES
- a CDS encoding DUF4349 domain-containing protein → MRRVLLLLLVLLLAIAACASPGREASQVANMGAPFRGESFEDVEMAPEPMADEDMAESVILGMQDEPIDRQIIYRGDLSLVVLNPAQSMAQVESIAESFGGYVASSHLGQYRGDLMRGSVTIRVPADRYRDAMAQLSSLAERVLSENRNTEDVTAEFTDLEARLRNLEAAETELLALLEEVRERPGSTAEDILDVFNEVTRKRGEIEQTKGRMQYLSNLVALATISVELLPDEVTKPLVDEEWQPLVTVKNAFRSLIGVLQGLIDFLINFVIVLLPVLILLAVPVVLIILLIRWIRRRRSETPS
- a CDS encoding metallophosphoesterase family protein encodes the protein MRALIISDVHANLAALDEVLADARSLNWLGSTGFDVVWSLGDIVGYGPHPNRCIERLREFEGHLRVAGNHDWAALGHLDIDDFNPEARHMVLWTQEALDSLSYAYLRKLPSEPIEAGEFIITHGSPREPVWEYVRTSTIARENFDYFDTAYGLVGHTHVPRIYRLAEDPETGLQACAAHAPGYDQDISLKGDHRLILNPGSVGQPRDNDPRAAYALLDTEQQIWRFRRISYPYEMTQADMRSAGLPDRLIVRLAYGW
- the tsaE gene encoding tRNA (adenosine(37)-N6)-threonylcarbamoyltransferase complex ATPase subunit type 1 TsaE, which translates into the protein MHFRYETFADTETEALGETLGRLLEPGAVLALIGDLGAGKTTLTRGIAQGLGIDDPVTSPTFILVAEYRTAGGWPFYHADSYRLNEATAEALDIGLDELMGGDGICVVEWAERIESLFPEDYLRISIDIHEPGHREFFFSAKGPGSSELLARLQHNLVQLPAAD
- the tsaB gene encoding tRNA (adenosine(37)-N6)-threonylcarbamoyltransferase complex dimerization subunit type 1 TsaB; this encodes MLLALDTATRNSGLALFDGRSIVAEHNWYSADGQTTELMPRLTQIMAWHALTPADLSGVAVSLGPGSFTGLRIALSVAKGMALAHSLPLVGIATLDAIAFPHLGHRQPVVAVIQAGRARVCWASYQNQPAGSGDEQVSVGSWQGWRGSNQLSDLDALAQHVSDEAWLVGEITPEQRRTLENLADFRGHLASPAVAARRAACLAEIGWLRLQAGQVDHAASLAPIYSSHP
- a CDS encoding LacI family DNA-binding transcriptional regulator, whose product is MEALPSQLNVELGRQLDFRESNVAVTIYEVANQAGVGIGTVSRVLNDSPNVSPETRQRVLNAIEALDYRPSPIAQRLSLRRTLTIGVIVPFFTRPSTVERLRGIEAAIADTYYDLTIYNVETVARRDSCFAEVPAAGRVDGVIVISLRPTDEDVARWNSVGVPVVLVDAFHPELSCIAVDDVEGGYQATKHLIDLGHTHIAFTGDLVDQAFGFRSSWDRYQGYCNALQDFHLPQTDGYYRTAEHGREQARAMTHELLSLPAPPTAIVSASDTQALGVIEAARDLGLRYPGQLSVIGYDDIEVAGFINLTTMRQPLFETGQQGFQLLLRAIELPTAEIIHQRMPVSIVERGTTVAPGRAPLPENQPIYRANDREAGFAPGLES
- a CDS encoding glycosyltransferase: MHIAFLNPQGNFDPLDSHWAQHPDFGGQLVYVKEVALALAELGHQVDIVTRRVADPVWPEFSEPLDAYPDAPNTRIIRLDCGGPAFLPKEALWPHLVREWVPNIISFYRDEGRLPDAFTTHYGDGGLAGALLQTQTGVPFTVTGHSLGAQKLDKLLANGATRAGLTDEILRPLDSRFHFGRRLAAERLAMDRASKIITSTRQERFEQYGHPAYRDAIDPLDDARFAVIPPGVNLKLFDASVRNEQEEQVARFLDSVVDRDIDPGRRHLPLILYSSRVDRKKNHMGLLKAFAQDPKLQAQANVGLVIRGADNALAERQRFTGETRALLGAMSELCERADLFGKVSSFPLEGQSQLAAAYRALAQRKSVFCLTAFHEPFGLAPLEAMAAGLPAVVTKNGGPSESLREGEQEFGILVDPADPVDIARGLRRLLGDDQAWQRFAQAGRQRVLDRYTWQRTARGYEAVLEEIAGGRHPGKERLPTPPYFVEPSLDNDISLAELAAMVAGQD